One genomic segment of Chelonia mydas isolate rCheMyd1 chromosome 1, rCheMyd1.pri.v2, whole genome shotgun sequence includes these proteins:
- the LOC102940858 gene encoding putative olfactory receptor 52P1, translated as MAAFNLTLSDPLIFFLTGIPGLEATHIWISISFCMFYIISLLGNVTVLSVVGKEQSLHKPIYLLLCMLALTDIGISTSVIQKALCIFLFNLKGITVGGCLTQMFFLYAVSVMKSAVLVIMAFDRYIAICNPLRYTTILTNTRIAKLGLVGLIRAVLFILPLPLLLKRQPFCTNRIIPNTYCDHIAVAKISCGDITVNRTYGLVITFVVIGLDLMLIALSYSLVIRAVLRISSKKAHQKALNTCIAHICVILTSYASCLFSNLTHRFGQGITSNVHIILANLYFLIPPMLNPIIYGVKTKELRDKVGKYICRI; from the coding sequence ATGGCAGCTTTCAACCTCACCCTGTCTGACCCTTTAATATTCTTCCTAACAGGAATCCCTGGCTTGGAAGCTACCCACATCTGGATTTCTATCTCTTTCTGTATGTTCTACATTATCAGCCTGTTGGGAAATGTCACAGTTCTGTCtgttgtaggcaaagagcagagCCTGCACAAGCCTATttacctgctgctctgcatgtTGGCACTCACAGACATCGGCATCTCTACCTCTGTTATACAGaaggcactgtgtatatttttgttcaatttgaaaggcattactgtgggtggctgcctcacccagatgttcttccttTATGCAGTTTCTGTTATGAAGTCAGCTGTCCTTGTGATAATGGCCTTCGATCGCTACATTGCTATCTGTAACCCTCTGAGATACACCACCATCCTCACCAACACACGAATAGCTAAGCTAGGGCTAGTGGGTTTgataagagctgttctcttcattctgcccctgcccctgcttctgAAGAGGCAGCCATTCTGCACCAACCGCATTATCCCCAACACGTACTGTGACCACATAGCTGTGGCAAAGATATCTTGTGGGGACATCACAGTCAACAGGACGTACGGTTTGGTGATAACATTTGTAGTCATCGGGTTAGACCTGATGCTCATTGCCCTGTCCTACAGTTTGGTCATCAGGGCTGTTCTCAGAATCTCCTCCAAGAAAGCCCATCAGAAAGCTCTCAACACCTGCATAGCCCACATCTGTGTGATACTGACGTCTTATGCTTCCTGCCTCTTCTCTAACCTGACACACCGATTCGGTCAGGGCATCACTTCCAACGTGCACATCATCTTGGCCAACCTCTATTTCCTCATTCCCCCCATGCTCAACCCTATTATTTATGGGGTCAAAACAAAAGAGCTTCGTGACAAAGTGGGCAAATACATATGCAGAATATGA